CTTACAGGCCTGTGAGACATTCCCTAACTGCTTGGCCAGCTCCAGTAATCCCACCTTCGTCTTGATGATCTTTTGATCCTTACTCATGTCCTTGACTCCTTTCTCCCACTCTCGGGATGAGATCCAAAGACCTTACCATATTGTCAGATTAAATCGTAGTACTTGCAATTTAACGGTTTTGTAATATTAAAACTAGCGTGTGTTTTAGTAATCAACCGAGGGGAGAGGAAAGGTTCATTCGTCCTCTCCAGTGGTGAGCTTGTGCAGGATCGCAATCAACTCTTCGATTCGGTATGGTTTTGCAACCACGTCCTTGAAACCGTACTTTCTAAAATCAGCCATGACCGGGTCATTCGAGTAACCGCTTGAGACGATCACCTTCGCTTGGGGAGCAAACTCAAGGAGTTTTTGGATTGTTTCTTTCCCTCCCATTCCGCCGGGGATCGTCAAATCCATAATCACTACGTCAAACGGTTGTCCGAGCTTTTGGAATTTCTTATAAATGGTGAGGGCTTCTGCGCCGTCTTTGGCAAACTCAACCTCAAAACCGAAGTGAACCAATAATTTCCCGGTCGCGTATCGTAATGTCTCTTCATCGTCCATGAGTAAGATCCTTCCTTGATGACGATGAGGAGGCCCTTGGATTTCTTTTGGAGAAAAGGGTTTTTTCCGGGAGGCTGGAAGATAAAAATCGAAAGTCGTTCCGATTGCCACTTTGGATTTGACCTCAATGAAACCCTCATGTCTTCTAATAATAGAATAGACTGTTGCAAGGCCTAATCCGCTTCCGCCGATCTTGGTGGTAAAATAGGGGTCGAAGATTTTATGCAGGTTCTCTTCCGGTATGCCGACACCCTCATCCTCCACCGTTATTTTTACGTATTTCTCCTCCTTCAGCAATGAGAGACCATGGATCGATCTTCCCTGGGTGATCGTTACATTTTCTCCACATATCCGAACAATACCTCCTTCTTCCGGCATTGCCTGCTTCGCGTTGACTACAAGATGATCAATCACTTGGCTGATTTGTCCCTCGTCGACTTCTACCGACCAGAGATTCTCCGGCAGGGAGAACTCACACCGGGCATTTGTTCCTCTCAGGGCGGAGTCGGTGCGGTCCATCAGCAGCGGAGTGATTGAGGTGATCTTCTTCAGGGGGGCGCCCCCTTTAGAGAAGGTCAGCAGTTGCTGTGTCAAATCCTTGGCACGGAGGGAAGCTTTTTCAGCCTGAGATAATAGGGTGAACGTCTCATTTCCTGGATCGATCTGCATTTTGGAGAGAGAAATATTGCCCATAATCACTGTGAGAATATTGTTAAAATCGTGCGCGATCCCTCCCGCAAGGACCCCGATCGATTCGATCTTCTCCTCTGCATGCCGATTCACTTCTCTGAAGAGCCGGGCATTCTCGAAGGCAACGGAGGCATTGGCGCAAAGTGTTTGGAGCATGAATCGCTCGGCGGGGGAATAACTTTTTCCGTTTTTTTTCGGTCCCAAATGACAGATCCCGATGAGGTGGTCGTCAAAAATAAATGGAAGAGAGAGAGAACAGCCGAGTTTGCGCATCTCTTCGAGCGCTTCGGAAGGGTTCCCTGTCCACTCCATTTCTTCGCAAACCAGCATTCTCTTCTGTCTCTGTAATTCTCTTATGAGAGGATGTTGCGAGGAGAAAATGTGATTGGGCGCTGCGGGGTCTTCGGAGTTTCGTACTCCGTGAAACTGAAAGTTTCCCTTCCCGTCCGGGAGAAAAAAAGAAATCGATTGAGGGCGCAACGTTTCCGACAGGATGCTGAAGAGTCTTTCAGTAAGATCGTCAAGGTGAAGGAGTTTAACCATCGACTCGCTAAAATCATGGATCGACTGATAATGCCGGTATCGCTCTCGGAAAATAGACCGCTCTACCCATTGCTGTGTGAGTGGTTTGATGTTTGAGAAAACCAGGAGAATGGAGATAAACAGAATGAATGTTGTGACATTCGCTGCTTTGAGTGGAAGAACCGTTTGAAAGAAAGCGGTTAAGAGGAAGAAGGGGATGGCTGTGATTAGGAAGGTGACAAAATAAACCATACTGTTTTGGAGAACAATCTGAACATCGAGAAGATGGTGTCTGACGATCGCATACATCAGGAGAGCGGCATAAACAGGAACCAGGTAAGTCGCGTAAGCGCTCAGTGAGTATATTTCCAGACCAAGGTCGGTTAAAAAATTGGTTGTTCCGCCGCCGAAACCGAGAAGTGTCGACCAAAAAAGGAGGCGTATTTGGTTCCGCTCTGGTCCGAAGGTAAGACGATAACGTCTTCTCAAAAGGTTGAACCCGAGGGAGAGATCAATCGTGAAGAGAACCAGGAGCAGAGGATAAAGAGGCCCTGCATCTGCGAAAAAGGACGATTGATATTTAACGGAAACCCCTTGAATCATCCATGGTGTGAAATTAATGGCGATCAGGAGGAGCGAGGCTGCGTAAGAAAGAAAAAGAGATCTGTCACGCCTTATGTGTAAGAAGGCATACACAAAGTGGAGGAAGAAAGTTGGAATAAAAATGACTCCAGCGACGGCGAAGCGAACCCAAAACAGTGCTGTTTCGTAATCCGGAGTCGTAAGGTAAAGAACACGACCACCCGCCCAGATCGCGATACTAGATGCGAAAAGCGCAAATTGACGGTTGACCTTTCCTTCGGGGTGATGGAGGAGGACACCAATCCCAATAGAAAATACGGAAAGAAGAGTGATCAGTGAGGACCAAGCGTAAGCGTTCATGCGCACATGGAGTCAAGATGACCTTAGGGGGAAACTGCCGGAAGTCTACCATAAAAATCGGGGAGGTTGCCTTAGTTTTTTAATCGATCAGGGAAGGTAAAGCAGAGGGAAGGAATAGGGAAAAAAGAAGCCGGTTGCGTGGAGCTTTTTTCATAAGAACCTCACGGTTCCTAATAAGTCGCTCCCCGCAACCGGCTTATCTGGGACAGTCTAATTTTTTCTCAAGCGGTTCTGCGGCCAATCGTTGCGCGATATCCCCAGAGCACGAGAATCGCCCCGAGAATCGACATGATAAAGCCGCCCGCTTGTTGTTCGGGCCCATACATTCCGAGCGCCCGACCGATGAAACCGCCGATCAGCGCACCGACGATGCCGAGCAAAATCGTGACGATGATTCCGCCAGGATCATCACCCGGCATCAAAAATTTTGCGATGACGCCGACAATTGCTCCAAAGATAATCCAGCCGAGAATACTCATAGTTTTCCTCCTTGTCTTGGACTTATCTTAACAAAATCGAAAAAGGGTTTCCTATCCTCCGAACGGAGGGCACCCGAATAGATGAGCCGTCTTCTCTGCCGCTTGTGAATTATGATTGAGAGTGCCATAATAGGTTCAGTTTTCCGTATCGGCCCAATGAATGTGGGAGATCAAAGATGGATTTCATCCTTCTCCATCGCTTTCCATCTCGGATGGAAGCGGAAATGGCAGGGGAGATCTTAAAGCAGTCGGAGATCCCTTATCTGATCCAATCAGAAGATATCGGAATCTTCGGACCGGGCGCCGGACCGGCCCCGATGGGGGCGCGTCTCATGGTTCGTCAAGACGATCTCCAGGATGCAAAAGTCCTCCTTTCGGGGCTGATCTGAAACGAAGTTCCAGGACGTCCATTCCCGTACAGAATACTTTATGTTGGGTCATCCTATTTTTCTTCCCACCATCCCTTGATTTTTCCCTTGCTTCGCAGGCTTTCTAATGATATAAAGATTTATCAATCGTAACCCTCATTTAATCCAGGTTTATCAATGGTCACTTCAGATGTATACGGGGTTGGATGGAATCAGAAGCGGCATATGAAGTAAAAGTCGGGACGTTCGAGGGACCCCTCGAACTCCTCCTTCATCTGATCAAAAAGAACGAGATCAATATCTACGATATCCCCATCGCGCTGATCACCCAGCAGTATATTGAAACGCTCGATCTCATGAAATCCCTCAATCTCTCGATCGCCGGGGAATTTCTGGTCATGGCGGCGACCCTCATCCACATCAAATCTAAAACACTCCTGCCTCCCGCGGAAGAAGAAGCCGACGAGGAAGATCCGCGCCGCGAATTGGTGGCGCGCCTTCTGGAATATCAGAAATTTAAAGATGCGGCCGAACAGCTGGAGGAGAGGGAGAGCCTCTGGCGGGAGATTTTCCGCAAAGAGCCTTCCCCCTCTCCCGAGCTCCTTCCCGAGGAAGTTCCGCTGGTCGATCTCGATCTTTACGACCTTCTCGATGCCTTGAAGAATGTTCTGGCGAAAATTCCCGACAAAAAAGTGCTTCAAGTCACGATCGATGAGCTGAGCGTTAAAGATCGAATGCAGTTTCTGATGGAGCGGATGGGGACGATCGAAAGCATTCTCTTTGACGATCTCTTTGAGGGAATCCGGACGCGCCATTCCGTCGTGGTCACCTTCTTGGCGCTTCTGGAGATCATTCGTCTCGGCTTGGTTCGGGTGGTTCAGGGAGATGATTGCGGGCCGCTTCGCTTATTCAAAACAAAAAATCTTTCGGGAGAGGTGGAGTAGGATGGAAGATCATGAGATAAAGCCGGTCATAGAAGCATTGATGTTCGTTTCGGGCGATCCGATCTCAATCGATCGGCTTCATGACGTCCTCACCGCGGTCGATAAGGCGAAGATCAGGGCCCTCCTGGAGGAGCTTAAATTCGATTACGTCCAGTCGAATCGGGGACTCCAGGTGGTCGAAGTGGCGGGCGGCTATCAGATCACCACCCGGATCGAGATGGCCCCCTGGATCAAAGAGATGGAGAAAGTAAAGGCGGCGGCCCGTCTTTCGAAGCCGGGATTGGAGACGCTGGCGATCATCGCCTACAAGCAGCCGGCGACCCGCGCCGAGATCGAGCAGATCCGCGGCGTCGATGCGGCCGGGGTCTTGAAGACATTGATGGAGCGAAAGCTCATCAAGATCGTCGGCAGAAAAGAAGTTGCCGGCAGACCGATGATGTACGGCACCACCCGCGAATTCCTCCAGTACTTCGGCCTTGCCGACATCACCGGCCTTCCGACCCTCAAAGAATTCTCGGAGGTGGTCGACGCGGAACGGGAAGGAGAGGTCTATTCAGAAACATCGGAAGCAATCTCTGATTCAACGCAACAGCCCCCCCTAGAAGGGGCTTCTTCTGAAGCTCCCGAAACAATGGCCGAGGCGGAAACGCCGGAGCCGCTCGAAGAAGAGACGATCCTAAGCGGGTCAAATCCATCGCAGGGGGAGTGATCGGCCTAAGCGCCGATCCATCTCTCTTCGTCATCAAAGCTGTCTTCACTCTTTCCGAATTGTGGTGATCGCGCTTACGTTCGAGCCGATATTTCCTGCCGTCCACCCTCGAGTACCGACACTGTTACCCGCCTTCGGCCATTGACAACAAATTTTTGAAGAGCCTAGAATAGATCAAAACTCTTTCTAGGAGGTGAGCGATGTCGTACGTGAAGGGTTTCATTCTGCTCCTTTTGGTTGCACTTCCTCTGATGGTTCCTGGAAAAGCGGTCGCTTACAATGAGGACAGTCGGATCCATTTCGAAGCGCTCTTTCAAGTGCTCGAGCGCGATATAGAAGAAGAGGCGACCCAATTTTTAGGCGAAAACTTTCCTGAAGAGATCGCGTCGGCGGAATCGCTTCGGCTGTTGGGCAAGCTGAGTATTCAGGTGATCGATCCGGTCGAGATCTACGGCCTGATCGGAGGGGCCGACGTGGAAATTGATGAGTTCGGCTTCAGCTCCGATTTCGAAACGGCGTACGGCGCGGGGACCCGGGTGATTCTCTTCCGGGATCGAAATCCGAGGAGGCCCTATCAAGTTTTCGTTGACTATCATTTTCTCAAATACGAGGTCGACGACGAGATTAATTTCACCCCTACGGACGATGCGGGAAATGTAATAGTGAACGAAATCGTTCGGGAAGAGATCGACTGGTTGGAGCATGTGCTCAAACTCGGCGTGATGGGGAGGTATTTTGAATTCGAACCGTACGGCGGAATTCAGTTTTCGATCGTACGCGGCGATGATCGAATCAACTCCCCGACTCAGCGAATCGATCTAGATCTAGACAACGACGACACTTTCGGGGTCTTTTTGGGGACGCTCTATTATCTCTCCCCCTCGGACCGGGCGGCCCTGTTCGTCGAGGCAAGCATGTTTGATCAATACTCGCTGGCCGGAGGAATCCGGGTCGGCTTTTAAGCAACAGGTGGGGGACAACATGATAAAAAGAACATTGTTCATTTTTTTACTGGTCAGTCTGACCGCATTGACCGGCTGCGAGACAGGGGCGAGGAGCTCCGTTCGCGCAGACTATTATTATGGCGGCGGAAGATACGTGCCTTATTCCTATTACGATCCCTTTTATCCGCGTTACTTCTATGATCCTTATCCAAGCTTTTTCTTCGGTTCCAGTTTTTTTTACGGTTATCCTTATTACTATCCGTATTACCCGCATTTTATCGTTAAAGACGGAAGGGCTGGAAGGCGCAGCCTGCGTGGGGTGCCCCGCTCGAACGGGAGTATCGGCAGCAGCGGCGGGATGAGAGGACCTAGCCGCGGTGGTTCGACCGGCGGCGGCTCAGGTGGTTCAGGCGGCGGTTCAGGAGGAGGGAGGAGCCTTCGGTAGAGACGCTTCCTCCGAGTAGGTTCCGATCTGTCGAAGACGGTTGTACCGGGCCTGAAGGCGCTCTTCTTGAGGGAGCGATTCGAGTTCCCGAAGATGTTTGGAGAGGGTTTTGGCAAGTCCTTCGGCCATCTTTGAGGGATTGCGGTGGGCCCCGCCGGGAGGCTCCGGAATGATCTCGTCGATCACCTTCAAGTGAAGGAGATCTTGTGCCGTCATCTTGAGGGCCTCGGCCGCTTCGGCCGTTTTGGCGGCATCGTTCCAGAGAATGGCGGCGCACCCCTCCGGCGAGATCACCGAGTAGATCGAATACTGCAGCATCAGAAGGCGGTCTGCGACCGAGATCGCCAACGCCCCGCCGCTTCCCCCCTCCCCGATCACCACCGAGATAATCGGCACTTTAATTTGCGACATGACCATCAGATTTCGGGCAATCGCTTCCGATTGCCCGCGCTCTTC
This DNA window, taken from Candidatus Manganitrophus noduliformans, encodes the following:
- a CDS encoding putative signal transducing protein codes for the protein MDFILLHRFPSRMEAEMAGEILKQSEIPYLIQSEDIGIFGPGAGPAPMGARLMVRQDDLQDAKVLLSGLI
- a CDS encoding ATP-binding protein, translated to MNAYAWSSLITLLSVFSIGIGVLLHHPEGKVNRQFALFASSIAIWAGGRVLYLTTPDYETALFWVRFAVAGVIFIPTFFLHFVYAFLHIRRDRSLFLSYAASLLLIAINFTPWMIQGVSVKYQSSFFADAGPLYPLLLVLFTIDLSLGFNLLRRRYRLTFGPERNQIRLLFWSTLLGFGGGTTNFLTDLGLEIYSLSAYATYLVPVYAALLMYAIVRHHLLDVQIVLQNSMVYFVTFLITAIPFFLLTAFFQTVLPLKAANVTTFILFISILLVFSNIKPLTQQWVERSIFRERYRHYQSIHDFSESMVKLLHLDDLTERLFSILSETLRPQSISFFLPDGKGNFQFHGVRNSEDPAAPNHIFSSQHPLIRELQRQKRMLVCEEMEWTGNPSEALEEMRKLGCSLSLPFIFDDHLIGICHLGPKKNGKSYSPAERFMLQTLCANASVAFENARLFREVNRHAEEKIESIGVLAGGIAHDFNNILTVIMGNISLSKMQIDPGNETFTLLSQAEKASLRAKDLTQQLLTFSKGGAPLKKITSITPLLMDRTDSALRGTNARCEFSLPENLWSVEVDEGQISQVIDHLVVNAKQAMPEEGGIVRICGENVTITQGRSIHGLSLLKEEKYVKITVEDEGVGIPEENLHKIFDPYFTTKIGGSGLGLATVYSIIRRHEGFIEVKSKVAIGTTFDFYLPASRKKPFSPKEIQGPPHRHQGRILLMDDEETLRYATGKLLVHFGFEVEFAKDGAEALTIYKKFQKLGQPFDVVIMDLTIPGGMGGKETIQKLLEFAPQAKVIVSSGYSNDPVMADFRKYGFKDVVAKPYRIEELIAILHKLTTGEDE
- a CDS encoding GlsB/YeaQ/YmgE family stress response membrane protein, translating into MSILGWIIFGAIVGVIAKFLMPGDDPGGIIVTILLGIVGALIGGFIGRALGMYGPEQQAGGFIMSILGAILVLWGYRATIGRRTA
- a CDS encoding segregation and condensation protein A, whose protein sequence is MESEAAYEVKVGTFEGPLELLLHLIKKNEINIYDIPIALITQQYIETLDLMKSLNLSIAGEFLVMAATLIHIKSKTLLPPAEEEADEEDPRRELVARLLEYQKFKDAAEQLEERESLWREIFRKEPSPSPELLPEEVPLVDLDLYDLLDALKNVLAKIPDKKVLQVTIDELSVKDRMQFLMERMGTIESILFDDLFEGIRTRHSVVVTFLALLEIIRLGLVRVVQGDDCGPLRLFKTKNLSGEVE
- the scpB gene encoding SMC-Scp complex subunit ScpB yields the protein MEDHEIKPVIEALMFVSGDPISIDRLHDVLTAVDKAKIRALLEELKFDYVQSNRGLQVVEVAGGYQITTRIEMAPWIKEMEKVKAAARLSKPGLETLAIIAYKQPATRAEIEQIRGVDAAGVLKTLMERKLIKIVGRKEVAGRPMMYGTTREFLQYFGLADITGLPTLKEFSEVVDAEREGEVYSETSEAISDSTQQPPLEGASSEAPETMAEAETPEPLEEETILSGSNPSQGE